The genomic segment GGCATATTGAGCAAATCCTCCCCATTCCAAGCAGGAAACGGGGTGAGCAGTTGCAAGCGTTGCGACCGGGGATCCACCACAATGTCCGCCTTTACACCGGAAGGCGCGGTATATCCCTCGCTGCCTGCCATAAATCCCTTCGGCGGCAACTCCTCCCCCACCGGTTCGGAGAGCTTCACCTTTTTGCCGTCGGCACTAATCAGCGTGTCCTTCAGCGGATTGAAACATAAATCTCCGGCAATGGTCAGCGCCATGGTCAGTTCGGGAGAAGCCACAAACGCATACGTATTCGGATTGCCGTCCGCGCGCTTGGCAAAGTTACGGTTGAAGGAAGTCACGATGGAATTCTTGCGGACGGGATCGTCCGTCACACGCTTCCATTGCCCGATACAAGGGCCGCAGGCATTTGCCATGATCGTAGCTCCTACCTCTTCAAAGACGCCGATCATGCCGTCGCGTTCCGCTGTGGCGCGTATGCGCTCCGAACCCGGATTGACAATCAAGGGAGCAGCCATATGCAGGTTTTTCTCCGTAACCTGACGCGCCAAAGAGACGGCGCGGCTCAAATCCTGATAGGACGAATTGGTGCAGGAGCCGATGAGCCCCACTTCCATTTTACGGGGATAACCGTTCTTCAAAACCTTCTCGGAAAACTCGGAAATGGGCGTAGCCGCATCCGGCGTAAACGGTCCGTTGATGTAAGGCTCCAATGCAGAAAGGTCTATGTCAATAATACGGTCATAGTACTTCTGCGGATTGGCCATCACCTCGTCATCTGCACGAAGCTCTGCGGCAACGGCAGTAGCCATGTCCGCCACTTCTTCGCGTCCGGTGGCTTTCAGATAGGTTGCCATGCGTTCGTCGTAAGGGAAAAGCGAGGTGGTGGCTCCTACCTCCGCGCCCATGTTGCAAATCGTGGCTTTTCCGGTGGCCGAAAGCGAAGCAGTGCCCGGACCGAAGTATTCGATGACAGCATTTGTCCCGCCCTTCACAGTCAGGATTCCCGCCAGCTTCAAAATAACGTCCTTGGGGGCTGCCCACCCACTCAGCGCTCCGGTGAGACGCACACCGATCAGGCGGGGCATCTTCAGTTCCCACTCCATGCCGGTCATCACATCCACCGCATCGGCACCGCCAACGCCGATAGCCACCATGCCCAAACCACCGGCGTTCGGAGTATGGGAGTCGGTGCCTATCATCATGCCGCCCGGAAAAGCGTAGTTTTCCAATACGACCTGATGAATGATGCCTG from the Bacteroides eggerthii genome contains:
- a CDS encoding aconitate hydratase, which encodes MVYDLTMLKAFYSLYEGKIGRIRTVLQRPLTLAEKILYAHLYDERNVKNYKRGEDYVNFRPDRVAMQDATAQMALLQFMNSGRNEAAVPSTVHCDHLIQAYKGAKEDIATATKTNEEVYRFLRDVSSRYGIGFWQPGAGIIHQVVLENYAFPGGMMIGTDSHTPNAGGLGMVAIGVGGADAVDVMTGMEWELKMPRLIGVRLTGALSGWAAPKDVILKLAGILTVKGGTNAVIEYFGPGTASLSATGKATICNMGAEVGATTSLFPYDERMATYLKATGREEVADMATAVAAELRADDEVMANPQKYYDRIIDIDLSALEPYINGPFTPDAATPISEFSEKVLKNGYPRKMEVGLIGSCTNSSYQDLSRAVSLARQVTEKNLHMAAPLIVNPGSERIRATAERDGMIGVFEEVGATIMANACGPCIGQWKRVTDDPVRKNSIVTSFNRNFAKRADGNPNTYAFVASPELTMALTIAGDLCFNPLKDTLISADGKKVKLSEPVGEELPPKGFMAGSEGYTAPSGVKADIVVDPRSQRLQLLTPFPAWNGEDLLNMPLLIKTQGKCTTDHISMAGPWLRFRGHLENISDNMLMGAVNAFNGETNKVWNRSTNTYETVSGTAKLYKSEGIPSIVVAEENYGEGSSREHAAMEPRFLNVRVILAKSFARIHETNLKKQGMLALTFADKADYDKVQEHDLLSVVGLRNFAPGRNLEVVLHHEDGSKESFEVQHTYNEQQIGWFRAGSALNAR